The marine bacterium B5-7 genomic sequence GTTTCAACAGGAAATTGTAAAGCGCAACACGTTGCAGGGGAGAAGGGGGGAATGCTCTTTTTTGCTAAGTGATTGGCAAAGTGTGAAATGCTTGGGTTATGGCCGATGATCATGAGCGTGTTGATGTGTGGTGCAGTGTTGTCGAGTAAGCCTTGTAGTATATCCAAATCAGCGTGATAAATGCTGTCATGGGCTTCTATCGTCGGTTGAGTCGATAAATCCTGTGTGACCGCATGGCAGGTTTGCTGCGTGCGCTCAGCGGTGCTGACATAGATTAAATTGGGCAGGCAAGACTTTTGTTGTAAGTGTAATCCGACGGCATGGGCTTGTTGGC encodes the following:
- a CDS encoding phosphoglycerate mutase, with the protein product MKTLLLMRHGEAVENTPYTDKLRPLTDLGRQQAHAVGLHLQQKSCLPNLIYVSTAERTQQTCHAVTQDLSTQPTIEAHDSIYHADLDILQGLLDNTAPHINTLMIIGHNPSISHFANHLAKKSIPPFSPATCCALQFPVETWLAIASQSGTLAFER